In Streptomyces sp. NBC_01439, the following are encoded in one genomic region:
- a CDS encoding MarR family transcriptional regulator produces MNGVEAFLLGRALMKIGEQAMPQPKSGPPGAVRSVVVVLGDVVSHPGTTVGQIAARTGLPQSQVSTAVARLEEAGSVDTEPDPADRRRRLIRPAAEPSARVAEVRATTIDDALTAALTAADGTAPDPDTVLEVTAALDLLARRLTPAVSGR; encoded by the coding sequence ATGAACGGAGTCGAAGCGTTCCTCCTGGGACGCGCCCTCATGAAGATCGGCGAACAGGCGATGCCCCAGCCGAAGTCGGGACCTCCGGGAGCGGTCCGCTCGGTGGTCGTCGTCCTCGGCGACGTCGTCTCCCACCCCGGGACCACGGTCGGCCAGATCGCCGCACGGACGGGCCTGCCGCAGAGTCAGGTCTCCACGGCCGTCGCCCGGTTGGAAGAGGCGGGCTCGGTCGACACGGAGCCCGACCCGGCCGACCGGCGCCGTCGGCTCATCCGGCCCGCAGCCGAACCCTCCGCCCGGGTCGCCGAGGTCCGGGCCACCACCATCGACGACGCCCTCACCGCGGCGCTGACCGCTGCCGACGGGACCGCCCCGGACCCGGACACCGTCCTCGAGGTCACGGCGGCCCTGGACCTCCTGGCCCGCAGGCTGACGCCGGCCGTCAGCGGCCGGTGA
- a CDS encoding HAD domain-containing protein — protein sequence MTGSAALPLLYLDVDGPLIPFGAGPYPPGDDAHPLLARIDPTLGPRLAALPCELVWATTWMAEANECVAPRLGLPELPVVFWPEPSEEDGRGGIHWKTRALLEHAAGRPFIWVDDEITGADRAWIADRHPDRALLHRVDPGRGLTEADLGVLRAWLRPE from the coding sequence ATGACCGGTTCCGCGGCCCTCCCCCTGCTCTACCTCGACGTCGACGGCCCCCTGATCCCCTTCGGCGCCGGCCCGTACCCACCGGGGGACGACGCCCATCCCCTGCTCGCCCGGATCGATCCGACGCTCGGTCCCCGGCTGGCGGCGCTGCCCTGCGAGCTGGTGTGGGCCACGACCTGGATGGCGGAGGCCAACGAGTGCGTCGCGCCCCGGCTCGGGCTGCCGGAGCTGCCCGTGGTGTTCTGGCCGGAGCCGTCCGAGGAGGACGGGCGGGGCGGGATCCACTGGAAGACCCGGGCGCTCCTCGAACACGCCGCCGGGCGGCCCTTCATCTGGGTCGATGACGAGATCACCGGCGCCGACCGGGCATGGATCGCCGATCGGCACCCGGACCGGGCGCTCTTGCACCGGGTCGATCCGGGACGGGGCCTGACGGAGGCCGACCTCGGCGTGCTGCGGGCCTGGCTGCGCCCGGAGTAG
- a CDS encoding alpha/beta fold hydrolase has product MPKTVTTTTAVTRTLAVPGATLYFRVEGRGRVLLLSQSGEGDADRTVDLVPHLTDSFTVVTYDRRGLSRSTLHDPAGPVTMAEHADDVARLLAEVTDGPALMAGFSMGAAIGLQAVARHPGLLSTLIAHEPVMPNLLAGADRAEHLAELTAIQDVHAAGGLPAAFPAIARHLGIDPSHDETEDGLTPQPLTPRRRANFGFFIGTEFTAVTTDPLDPAEPVEAAPRSGTRIVAAVGRTTRPTVHTYRCALALAARLGAEPVAFPGGHNGNTAFPRATAQTLKAVLCR; this is encoded by the coding sequence ATGCCCAAGACCGTCACCACCACCACTGCTGTCACCCGTACCCTCGCGGTCCCCGGCGCCACCCTGTACTTCCGGGTGGAGGGCCGCGGCCGCGTCCTCCTCCTCTCCCAGAGCGGCGAGGGCGACGCGGACCGCACGGTCGACCTCGTCCCGCACCTGACCGACAGCTTCACGGTCGTCACGTACGACCGACGCGGCCTGTCGCGCAGCACCCTCCACGACCCCGCCGGGCCCGTCACCATGGCCGAACACGCGGACGACGTCGCCCGACTGCTCGCCGAGGTCACCGACGGGCCGGCGCTGATGGCCGGGTTCAGCATGGGCGCCGCGATCGGCCTCCAGGCCGTGGCCCGCCACCCGGGCCTGCTGAGCACCCTGATCGCCCACGAGCCCGTGATGCCGAACCTGCTGGCCGGGGCCGACCGCGCGGAGCACCTCGCCGAGCTGACGGCCATCCAGGACGTCCACGCAGCCGGGGGCCTGCCGGCGGCGTTCCCGGCGATCGCCCGGCACCTGGGCATCGACCCCTCGCACGACGAGACCGAGGACGGCCTCACCCCTCAGCCGCTGACCCCGCGCCGACGGGCCAACTTCGGCTTCTTCATCGGAACGGAGTTCACGGCCGTCACCACGGACCCCCTGGACCCGGCAGAGCCGGTAGAGGCCGCGCCGCGTTCCGGTACGAGGATCGTCGCGGCGGTGGGGCGGACGACCCGGCCCACGGTCCACACCTACCGCTGCGCGCTGGCGCTGGCGGCGCGACTGGGTGCGGAACCGGTCGCCTTCCCCGGCGGCCACAACGGGAACACCGCGTTCCCCCGGGCGACGGCGCAGACGCTGAAGGCCGTCCTCTGCCGGTGA